One window from the genome of Aptenodytes patagonicus chromosome 4, bAptPat1.pri.cur, whole genome shotgun sequence encodes:
- the LOC143159252 gene encoding NELL2-interacting cell ontogeny regulator 1-like codes for MLAPCLLRRVVLTVPLVFVVALLLTKPVRSDQEAGTAVPAESRPCVDCHAFEFMQRALQDLKKTAYNLDTRTETLLLQVEKRNLCDCVTANLLN; via the exons ATGCTGGCACCCTGCCTTCTGAGAAGAGTGGTCCTTACAGTTCCTTTAGTTTTTGTGGTTGCACTGCTTCTCACAAAGCCTGTTAGATCTGATCAAGAAGCGGGAACAGCCGTACCAGCTGAAA GTCGTCCCTGTGTTGATTGCCACGCGTTTGAGTTCATGCAGAGGGCTCTGCAGGATTTAAAGAAGACAGCATATAATCTAGACACGAGG ACAGAAACTCTGCTTCTTCAGGTGGAAAAGAGAAATCTGTGCGACTGTGTAACTGCAAATCTGCTGAACTGA